In a single window of the Phycisphaerales bacterium AB-hyl4 genome:
- a CDS encoding transposase: MGHAGSVIGVDDFAFRRGQRYGTIIVDHESGGVIDRLPDRTSSSLEGWFAAQPALPGPSERPFERRMSMPCRRGPRMRRSQHPPRRGTGSPTG, from the coding sequence GTGGGGCATGCGGGCAGCGTCATCGGCGTCGACGACTTCGCATTTCGTCGAGGCCAGCGCTATGGCACCATCATCGTTGACCATGAATCAGGCGGCGTGATCGACCGGCTTCCGGATCGCACCAGCAGTTCTCTGGAAGGCTGGTTTGCTGCGCAACCGGCCTTGCCCGGACCTTCGGAGAGGCCGTTCGAGCGAAGGATGTCAATGCCCTGTCGGCGTGGACCGCGCATGCGACGCAGTCAGCATCCCCCAAGGCGAGGTACGGGTTCGCCGACGGGCTGA
- a CDS encoding transposase → MSMILAIDLGKFKSVACKYQTATGEHTFQTLPTSPTALHDLIVDIQPTRVVIEIGSAAGWIKDLCEALNVSIEVANPNHEAWRWKNIKRKTDKDDALKLAQLSVMGQLPTVTLPSKNVRQWRSFIAYRRSQHSPHEFHSIAHVLASIWKSWSDRSRGCTKHSHRRGAVPFRTAHNVGTPSVVRSAVRPMETVSYFNGRPRPAVSVGGWRPATFDEH, encoded by the coding sequence ATGAGCATGATTCTCGCCATTGACCTGGGCAAGTTCAAGAGTGTGGCCTGCAAATACCAGACCGCCACCGGTGAGCACACATTTCAGACGCTTCCAACTTCGCCCACAGCACTGCACGATCTGATCGTCGACATTCAGCCGACCCGCGTGGTGATCGAGATCGGCTCCGCAGCGGGCTGGATCAAGGATCTATGCGAAGCACTAAACGTGTCGATCGAGGTGGCCAATCCCAATCACGAGGCGTGGCGATGGAAGAACATCAAGCGCAAGACGGACAAGGACGATGCCTTGAAGCTGGCGCAGCTCTCGGTCATGGGTCAACTGCCCACGGTGACGTTGCCGAGCAAGAACGTGCGGCAGTGGCGCAGCTTCATCGCCTATCGTCGTTCGCAGCATTCCCCGCATGAGTTTCATTCGATAGCACATGTCTTGGCATCGATCTGGAAAAGTTGGTCGGATCGCTCCCGCGGTTGCACAAAGCACTCCCATCGCCGCGGCGCTGTCCCTTTCCGCACTGCGCATAACGTGGGCACGCCTTCCGTTGTGCGCAGTGCGGTCAGGCCGATGGAAACGGTTTCTTATTTCAATGGTCGCCCGCGACCTGCAGTCTCAGTTGGCGGATGGCGTCCCGCGACGTTTGATGAACATTAA
- a CDS encoding DUF4838 domain-containing protein, producing MASVTIVNQGETAAVVVIAESPSLTAAYAAEEFVHHVEKATGARLAIHTEAADLSQFSVRVYVGDTHAARKVGIAIDELPLEASLLQTIDNDIYVVGREDAEADPLHEQNQYSGTLFGVYELLERYVGVRWLWPGALGTYVPRLDALSIDDLDEVIQPAIEFRRMRWRQSIEGAIRRYRPENKQLAFSDEGLEEFAKETAIFLRRHRMGTRLNREQYVVHGRVSHNMKTWWQEYGKEHPEFFMMDESGRRGHYSPNSMRVDPCMSNPDLHRFIVDEIWDGGDVLRLGAKDHYATCQCENCLAWDEPHPNDAFMTGRIVSNRYARFYNAVYELAKDSNPNVEIIAYIYMGYFPAPSVDIQLDQNVYLEFCPWGQGSTIWFPTDPQRLAWMKRQWLGWKATGAKLGYRPNWELGGYVMPHISTRQGGEFFKFAYEHGMTTVCMSYRGQFATRGPEHYMYARLYLKPELSINEIKREYYSAFGPAAKHVETYFDFWEQHNHRLLSEGRWNNMWSSPATASQQYSEEIFAHAERLLDRALREAVTDSLPEYAQRVEFLQTGLMHAKLAVQMVDAIQGYINDPGHAPAAQQAIHDLVSFRRAHEGDFISNYLSAVRIERRQYGAQIDQLTSGQDIVQDRPRFDEYEAVQVPAFLAHTDVGPYLGHGWYRNTFSIPGHRLDRPVEIRFGAVDEQAWVYVNGKLVGEHTAESEGRPAVELWNVPFVITVEPEDLVDGENLLIVRMHASDGNAGIHKPVEVYQDGGRIEFAQSWEFRKDPDNIGVEDGWYSMVPGEDAYR from the coding sequence ATGGCAAGTGTGACGATTGTTAATCAAGGGGAGACGGCGGCAGTTGTGGTTATTGCCGAGTCGCCGAGCCTGACGGCCGCCTACGCCGCCGAAGAATTTGTTCATCATGTGGAGAAAGCTACTGGTGCCCGCCTGGCTATCCATACAGAGGCGGCGGACTTGTCTCAGTTCTCAGTCCGCGTCTATGTCGGCGACACGCACGCGGCTCGAAAGGTAGGTATTGCAATTGACGAACTGCCATTGGAGGCGTCGCTTCTGCAAACCATAGATAACGATATATACGTAGTAGGGCGTGAAGATGCCGAGGCCGACCCGCTTCATGAGCAGAACCAATACAGCGGCACGTTGTTTGGTGTCTATGAGTTGCTTGAGCGGTATGTGGGGGTGCGTTGGCTTTGGCCTGGCGCATTGGGGACGTATGTTCCACGATTGGATGCGCTGTCGATTGATGATTTGGACGAAGTGATTCAGCCAGCCATAGAGTTTCGCCGAATGCGTTGGCGTCAGTCGATAGAAGGTGCGATTCGTCGCTACAGGCCTGAGAACAAGCAGCTCGCATTCTCCGATGAAGGGTTGGAGGAATTTGCAAAAGAGACGGCAATATTCCTTCGCCGGCACCGGATGGGCACTCGTCTGAACCGCGAACAATACGTTGTGCACGGGCGGGTGAGTCACAATATGAAAACCTGGTGGCAGGAGTATGGCAAGGAACATCCCGAATTTTTCATGATGGATGAATCAGGACGGAGGGGGCACTACAGCCCGAACTCCATGCGTGTAGACCCGTGCATGTCGAATCCTGACCTCCACCGATTCATCGTCGACGAAATATGGGACGGCGGTGATGTGCTGCGTCTGGGGGCCAAGGATCATTACGCCACCTGTCAATGTGAGAACTGCTTAGCATGGGACGAGCCGCACCCCAATGATGCATTCATGACCGGTCGGATTGTGTCGAACCGATATGCGCGGTTCTACAACGCCGTCTACGAACTTGCGAAGGATAGTAATCCGAATGTTGAGATCATTGCCTACATCTACATGGGCTACTTTCCGGCCCCCAGTGTTGATATTCAGTTGGACCAGAATGTGTATCTCGAGTTCTGTCCATGGGGGCAAGGCTCTACGATCTGGTTCCCGACCGACCCGCAGCGTCTGGCGTGGATGAAGCGACAATGGCTGGGATGGAAAGCCACCGGCGCGAAACTCGGCTATCGACCGAACTGGGAGTTGGGCGGATATGTCATGCCACATATCAGTACGCGACAGGGCGGCGAGTTTTTCAAGTTTGCATATGAGCATGGCATGACGACGGTGTGTATGTCCTATCGTGGCCAGTTTGCGACGCGAGGGCCTGAACATTACATGTACGCACGCTTGTACTTGAAGCCGGAGCTTTCAATCAACGAGATCAAGCGCGAGTACTACAGCGCGTTCGGGCCCGCGGCGAAGCATGTGGAAACGTACTTCGACTTCTGGGAGCAGCACAACCATCGTCTGCTCTCCGAGGGGCGATGGAACAACATGTGGAGCAGTCCGGCGACGGCGTCCCAACAGTATTCTGAGGAAATTTTCGCCCACGCCGAGCGATTGCTGGACCGGGCGTTGCGCGAGGCCGTGACCGACTCATTGCCTGAGTATGCGCAACGTGTTGAGTTCCTCCAGACTGGCCTGATGCATGCCAAGCTGGCGGTTCAAATGGTGGATGCGATTCAAGGCTACATTAACGACCCAGGCCATGCACCGGCGGCACAACAGGCTATCCATGACCTGGTGTCCTTTCGACGTGCGCATGAAGGTGACTTCATTTCGAACTATCTCAGTGCCGTCCGTATTGAACGGCGGCAGTACGGCGCGCAGATCGATCAATTGACCAGCGGCCAGGACATTGTGCAGGATCGCCCGCGTTTCGACGAGTACGAAGCTGTGCAGGTCCCGGCGTTTCTCGCACACACGGACGTCGGCCCATACCTCGGGCATGGTTGGTATCGCAATACATTCAGTATTCCTGGTCACCGGCTCGATCGTCCGGTGGAGATTCGTTTTGGCGCGGTAGACGAGCAGGCTTGGGTTTACGTGAACGGCAAACTCGTGGGCGAACATACGGCGGAATCGGAAGGGCGGCCAGCGGTCGAACTGTGGAACGTGCCCTTCGTCATCACGGTCGAACCCGAGGACCTTGTGGATGGCGAAAACCTGTTGATTGTGCGTATGCACGCCTCCGACGGCAACGCCGGCATTCACAAACCGGTGGAGGTCTACCAGGACGGTGGGCGCATTGAGTTTGCACAATCATGGGAGTTCCGCAAGGACCCGGACAATATCGGTGTGGAAGACGGGTGGTACAGCATGGTGCCGGGCGAGGATGCCTATCGGTAA
- a CDS encoding transposase, translated as MADLFSAHAKPRDGRPRDRRQVALRVHWILNTGLPWRDLPTRFYAWATACGLFDKWNAYGILAVLLQHMQCEVEIDGKLWCIDATAARAHNCASGGGNKGTRTSRRTTHWTEAAAADHHNPCAL; from the coding sequence GTGGCTGATCTGTTTTCGGCACACGCAAAGCCACGGGACGGCCGCCCTCGCGATCGCCGGCAGGTGGCTTTGCGTGTGCACTGGATTCTCAACACCGGCTTGCCGTGGCGCGACCTGCCCACTAGGTTCTACGCTTGGGCCACGGCGTGCGGCCTGTTCGATAAGTGGAACGCCTATGGAATCCTCGCGGTGTTGCTGCAACACATGCAATGCGAGGTCGAGATCGACGGCAAACTGTGGTGCATCGACGCCACCGCGGCGCGGGCCCACAACTGCGCTTCGGGCGGCGGAAATAAAGGGACCCGGACGAGCCGACGGACTACGCACTGGACCGAAGCCGCGGCTGCTGACCACCATAATCCATGTGCTTTGTGA
- a CDS encoding prepilin-type N-terminal cleavage/methylation domain-containing protein has translation MIGTKAFTLIELLVVISIIALLVAILLPALSAARETARAIACGSLQRQAGLAAAMYQDDNSEYLLARHYDPGGSFTHFYSLVWADQGYTAQDLNALICPSHDPFRWDENVDRETAHEEVFGIRMFPAAQDPFAELVPVGDGTRMQVLAMRRVQSPSNFPLLTDTYHGVTERQFAMWSLWVQNNNGTAHLRHGNTVNLLFHDGHVERARPRRIGEAVEYEGSDVQYAHLGGRGRLADGTPSDWFYQID, from the coding sequence ATGATAGGCACCAAAGCATTTACCTTAATTGAACTTCTTGTGGTGATTTCGATTATCGCATTGCTTGTCGCGATTCTGCTGCCCGCGCTCAGTGCAGCCCGCGAAACTGCGCGGGCCATCGCCTGTGGCAGTCTTCAGCGGCAGGCTGGTCTTGCCGCCGCCATGTATCAGGATGACAACAGTGAATATTTGCTCGCCAGACACTACGATCCCGGTGGCAGTTTCACACACTTTTACTCCCTGGTATGGGCTGATCAAGGTTACACCGCGCAGGACCTGAATGCACTTATTTGCCCATCGCACGATCCGTTCCGATGGGACGAGAATGTCGACCGCGAAACCGCCCATGAAGAAGTATTCGGCATTCGAATGTTTCCCGCTGCTCAGGATCCGTTCGCCGAACTGGTTCCCGTCGGCGATGGTACGAGAATGCAAGTGCTTGCCATGCGACGAGTTCAATCACCGTCAAACTTTCCCTTGCTGACGGATACCTATCACGGCGTCACAGAGAGACAATTCGCGATGTGGAGTCTCTGGGTACAAAACAACAACGGTACGGCGCATCTTCGGCACGGCAACACAGTGAATCTCCTGTTCCATGACGGCCACGTCGAACGAGCCCGCCCCAGAAGGATTGGCGAAGCGGTCGAATACGAGGGGTCTGATGTTCAATATGCCCATCTTGGTGGCCGCGGCCGACTTGCGGATGGCACACCTTCGGATTGGTTCTATCAGATCGATTAA